The following proteins are encoded in a genomic region of Streptosporangiales bacterium:
- a CDS encoding MFS transporter gives MGRVASAQAIGTTIEWYDFFIYGTAAALVFNKVFFPEMTPLIGVMLAMVTYGVGFLARPVGAVLFGHFGDRVGRKIALIVTLLMMGLATTAIGLIPSYASIGVWAPLLLGFLRLVQGVAAGGEWGGAALIGIEHVDARRKTLFGSFAQVGSPLALLLATGVFLGLQQLPPEAFETWGWRVPFLFSAVLLPVGFFIRRRIHESPDFEAVSRDKQVSRVPVVELLAKHWRAVLIGTGSFAGVFATYYVFTSFVLAYATSTLGLSASVALPGNLIAAATEAVFIFIGVAAAVRYSARKVAVVGAVGLVVWAFPGFMLVHTKEAGLLYLAIIVSMAFVGITYGVLAAEVVQLFVARVRYTGASLSYHLAAVIGGGIMPSLSTWLADKTSSVWPVAAATAVIAVAMVLSCLLLPKQTPEGESAELVEVGEGRA, from the coding sequence CTGGGACGAGTAGCGTCGGCGCAAGCCATAGGTACGACCATCGAGTGGTACGACTTCTTCATCTACGGCACCGCCGCCGCGCTGGTCTTCAACAAGGTCTTCTTCCCCGAGATGACCCCGCTGATCGGCGTGATGCTCGCGATGGTCACGTACGGCGTCGGCTTCCTCGCGCGACCCGTCGGCGCAGTGCTGTTCGGCCACTTCGGTGACCGGGTCGGCAGGAAGATCGCGCTCATCGTCACGTTGCTGATGATGGGGCTCGCGACCACCGCGATCGGTCTGATCCCGTCGTATGCGTCGATCGGCGTGTGGGCGCCGCTGCTGCTCGGCTTCCTGCGGTTGGTGCAGGGTGTCGCTGCAGGCGGCGAGTGGGGTGGTGCCGCACTGATCGGCATCGAGCACGTGGACGCGCGCCGCAAGACGCTGTTCGGCTCGTTCGCCCAGGTCGGTTCGCCGCTGGCGCTGCTGCTGGCCACCGGTGTCTTCCTCGGTCTCCAGCAACTGCCGCCCGAGGCCTTCGAGACATGGGGCTGGCGCGTGCCGTTCCTGTTCTCTGCCGTGCTGCTGCCGGTCGGCTTCTTCATCAGGCGGAGGATCCACGAGTCGCCCGACTTCGAGGCGGTGTCGCGCGACAAGCAGGTCAGCAGGGTGCCCGTGGTCGAGCTGCTCGCCAAGCACTGGCGCGCCGTGCTCATCGGTACGGGGTCGTTCGCCGGTGTCTTCGCCACGTACTACGTCTTCACCTCGTTCGTGCTGGCGTACGCGACGAGCACCCTCGGCTTGAGTGCCTCGGTGGCGCTGCCAGGTAACCTCATCGCCGCCGCGACCGAGGCCGTGTTCATCTTCATCGGCGTCGCCGCGGCGGTGCGCTACTCGGCGCGCAAGGTCGCGGTGGTCGGTGCGGTCGGCCTTGTCGTCTGGGCGTTCCCCGGCTTCATGCTCGTCCACACGAAGGAAGCCGGCCTGCTCTACCTGGCGATCATCGTGAGCATGGCGTTCGTCGGCATCACCTACGGTGTGCTCGCGGCGGAGGTCGTGCAGCTGTTCGTCGCACGGGTGCGCTACACGGGCGCGTCGTTGAGCTACCACCTGGCGGCCGTGATCGGTGGCGGGATCATGCCGAGCCTGTCGACCTGGTTGGCGGACAAGACCAGCTCCGTCTGGCCGGTAGCCGCGGCCACCGCGGTCATCGCGGTCGCCATGGTGTTGAGTTGTCTGCTGTTGCCCAAGCAGACGCCCGAGGGCGAGTCCGCGGAACTGGTGGAGGTCGGCGAAGGTCGTGCGTAA